In the genome of Acidimicrobiia bacterium, the window ACCGAATCGAATCTGCGCCTCGTCGTGTCGATCGCAAAGAAGTATGTGGGTCGGGGCCTGAGTCTCCTCGACCTGATCCAGGAGGGGAACCTCGGGCTGATCCGTGCCGTCGAGAAGTTCGACTACCGGAAGGGTTTCAAGTTCTCGACCTATGCGACCTGGTGGATCCGTCAGGCGGTCACGCGGGCGCTCGCCGACCAGGCCCGCACGATCCGTGTGCCGGTGCACATGGTCGAGACCATCAACAAGCTCGCGACCGTCTCGCGACTCCTCAGCCAAGAACTCGGACGCGAGCCGACGATCGAGGAGATTGCGGTCGAGCTCGACATCGAATCGGGGAAGGTGACCGAACTCCGCCGTATCGCGCAGGATCCTGTCTCGCTTGAGACTCCCATCGGCGAGGACGATGACGGCACGATCGCCGACATCGTGCCGGATCTTGATGCGGATGTCCCGGTCGAGGCCGCGGCGTTCAAGCTCCTCCAGGGGTACCTCGGTCTGGCACTCGAGTCGCTCAACGAGCGTGAGCGGCAGGTCTTGGTCATGCGGTTCGGTCTCGATGATGGAAGCGTCAGGACCCTCGAGCAGGTCGGAAACCACTTTGATGTGACGAGGGAGCGAATCCGCCAGATCGAGACGAAGGCACTTGCGAAGCTGCGACAGCCCGCAAAGGGAAGGGAACTGAGCGACTACCTTGAGGATTCGCTCTGATCCTGCGGGGCCGCCGAGGCTTTGGCTCTGATCGTCTCAGCTGCGTTGACGAGCCCGTTCCCGGCGACTCCTCTCGGCGTACGCGTGCGACGCTCCGCGGCTCGCGTCGCCTTTCCAACCGATTCGCTGGAACGAACACGATCGAAGGCCGCCATGATCTGTTCGTAGCGTCGACGGCCTGCCTTGGCGCCAAGGACATACCCAACGGCGAACCCGACGATGACTCCCGTCCTGAACCTCATGCTGGATTGTCCCACACGGGTCGTGCCTGCGTGTCGCTGCGACCAGATTGGAGGGGCCGTTTGGTATCCTCAGCGCCGTTCACCGACCGGTGGATCGTTCCGGGGTAGCTCAGTTGGCAGAGCAGCGGACTGTTAATCCGTTTGTCGTGGGTTCAAGTCCCACCCCCGGAGCCGCGGATCTCGACCGCAAGGGTTTTCGCCAAGTCCCACCCCCGGAACCGCAACGAGACCCCTGTTGACCAGGCAGTAATCGGCCGACGCAGCCGACGCAAGCCGGAGGGGTCTGGGCCCGCCGAATGCAGATCTTGCCCGCTCACCATAACGGTGAACAGCCCTGCGGCATTGGGCACACCTGTCCGTCGAGGGGCTTGCCGGTTGCCGGGATATCTGACGGAGCCATGGGCTGTTGGGGCGCACCCGATCACCCAGTATGTGCGTTATCACCCCGGAGCACGAACCACGCATTTCGGCACTCACAGGTCTCTCATACGGAGGCTCCGCACCGGCTCAAAGCCAGATCGATTCCGGGTGGCCAAACCCAGACGGTGTTCGATTGCGGTTGCAGCGATGAGGGCGTCGGGGAGACGGATGCCGCTCTCTCGTCGGATCCGCCCGGCGCGTTCGGCTACCGCGCGATCGACCGGGATCTCCCGGAACGGTGCAAGAAGTGTGCTGACCAGATTGGAGGCGGTGTTGCCAGCGTAGAGCTCAGCTCGGGTGATGACCGAGTAGTGGAGCCGGTGACGGCCGGGAGCAAGCTGGTGAGCGCCTCGGAGGTGGTCGATGAAGATGTCGGTGTCGACGAGGATGTCAGCCACGATCCCATTCGTTCCGGCTCGGCACGGCGGCGTCTGGTACCGCCCCGAATGTGGCAGCCAGCGCAAGCTTGGGATCGGGTGTCTTGTCTTCGAGGTATGAGTTGACGGCGCGCCGA includes:
- a CDS encoding YtxH domain-containing protein; this encodes MRFRTGVIVGFAVGYVLGAKAGRRRYEQIMAAFDRVRSSESVGKATRAAERRTRTPRGVAGNGLVNAAETIRAKASAAPQDQSESSR
- a CDS encoding type II toxin-antitoxin system VapC family toxin; the encoded protein is MADILVDTDIFIDHLRGAHQLAPGRHRLHYSVITRAELYAGNTASNLVSTLLAPFREIPVDRAVAERAGRIRRESGIRLPDALIAATAIEHRLGLATRNRSGFEPVRSLRMRDL
- the rpoD gene encoding RNA polymerase sigma factor RpoD, whose protein sequence is MTDRDIIDTLTVRGRQRGFLLVGEVQQELEDAKAPAEAFDATVLTLRERNIDVRDSSEDALSDTAMSGDELVHVSDPVRMYLQEIGRFPLLDAQQEVELAMQIEAGERAEQQFASGVPLDPGARILLQRQIRNGERSKARLTESNLRLVVSIAKKYVGRGLSLLDLIQEGNLGLIRAVEKFDYRKGFKFSTYATWWIRQAVTRALADQARTIRVPVHMVETINKLATVSRLLSQELGREPTIEEIAVELDIESGKVTELRRIAQDPVSLETPIGEDDDGTIADIVPDLDADVPVEAAAFKLLQGYLGLALESLNERERQVLVMRFGLDDGSVRTLEQVGNHFDVTRERIRQIETKALAKLRQPAKGRELSDYLEDSL
- a CDS encoding CopG family transcriptional regulator — encoded protein: MSATRTQVYLTEKQRQRIDALAEADGVTMTEIIRRAVNSYLEDKTPDPKLALAATFGAVPDAAVPSRNEWDRG